One genomic segment of Paenibacillus xylanexedens includes these proteins:
- a CDS encoding response regulator transcription factor, whose translation MIRIVIAEDQRMMLGALSSLLNLEEDMEVVGRASNGQEALALVQELAPDICLMDIEMPVKSGLEAAEELKGMSCKVIILTTFARTGYFERALKGGVRGYLLKDSPIEELAESIRQVMNGRRIFAPDLVDEAYVEENPLTERENAVLGLMADGKNTKEIAGHLFITTGTVRNYISIILNKLNASNRIEAITRSKEKGWFK comes from the coding sequence ATGATTAGAATTGTAATCGCGGAAGATCAGCGCATGATGCTCGGCGCCTTGTCCTCCCTCCTCAATCTGGAGGAAGATATGGAAGTCGTCGGACGTGCCAGCAACGGCCAGGAAGCCCTTGCCCTTGTCCAGGAGCTTGCACCAGACATCTGTCTGATGGATATAGAAATGCCCGTGAAAAGCGGCCTTGAAGCCGCAGAAGAACTCAAAGGAATGAGCTGTAAGGTCATTATCCTGACCACTTTTGCCCGGACCGGATATTTCGAACGTGCCCTAAAGGGCGGTGTCCGTGGTTACCTGCTCAAAGACAGTCCAATTGAAGAACTTGCCGAGTCGATCCGCCAAGTTATGAATGGCAGACGCATCTTCGCTCCCGACTTGGTAGATGAAGCTTATGTAGAAGAAAACCCCCTGACAGAACGGGAGAATGCCGTACTGGGCCTCATGGCAGATGGGAAAAACACCAAGGAAATCGCCGGGCATCTGTTCATCACAACGGGCACGGTGCGTAACTACATCTCCATTATTCTCAACAAGTTAAATGCCAGTAACCGCATTGAGGCCATCACTCGCTCCAAGGAAAAAGGGTGGTTCAAATGA
- a CDS encoding ferritin, with protein sequence MSQALTESLNEQMNFEFYSAHVYLAMAAYCSSKSLDGFANFFIVQAEEERFHGMKIYKFLNDRGQRATLAALPEPKNEYASMLDVFEHGYAHEQQNTKKFYNLADIALNEREHATMYFLKWFIDEQVEEEALFDNIIQKLRRIEKDSNAFYMLDAEFGKRSFTAPAE encoded by the coding sequence ATGAGCCAAGCGTTAACAGAATCTTTAAACGAACAGATGAATTTTGAGTTTTATTCCGCTCATGTATATCTGGCTATGGCAGCCTATTGTTCCAGCAAAAGTCTGGATGGATTTGCGAACTTCTTCATCGTGCAAGCGGAAGAAGAGCGATTCCATGGCATGAAAATATACAAATTCCTGAATGATCGTGGACAACGTGCCACACTTGCGGCTTTGCCAGAACCGAAGAATGAATATGCTTCGATGCTGGATGTATTTGAGCATGGTTATGCTCATGAACAGCAAAACACGAAAAAATTCTACAATCTGGCTGACATCGCTCTGAATGAACGTGAACATGCAACGATGTATTTCCTGAAATGGTTCATTGATGAGCAGGTTGAAGAGGAAGCTTTGTTTGACAATATTATTCAGAAGCTGCGCCGCATTGAAAAAGACAGCAATGCCTTCTACATGCTGGATGCCGAGTTTGGCAAACGTTCGTTCACTGCTCCTGCTGAATAA
- a CDS encoding polysaccharide deacetylase family protein translates to MLHIRKSIMVTLAILLIIPLLLPQSVSAKSAASKDGASKANSKIIYLTFDDGPTAHTGQLLDILDQYHAKATFFMLGPQMEQFQKATKRIVADGHGLGLHGVTHVPGKFYKSAYSGLKEMQQANASLNKVAGVKTSLVRTPYGSKPYLKPAFRNVLLGQGGFHLWDWNVDSEDWKYKKDHQKVYNSVMKQIHNVQKSGTTPVVLMHDQEATLKVLPQVLKTLKAEGYRFEVLSKKVQPVNFWNDKR, encoded by the coding sequence ATGCTACATATTCGTAAATCTATCATGGTCACACTTGCTATTTTACTAATCATTCCACTATTATTGCCGCAGTCGGTATCTGCCAAATCTGCTGCATCCAAGGATGGAGCAAGCAAAGCAAATTCGAAAATCATATACCTGACGTTTGATGATGGGCCAACCGCTCATACGGGTCAGTTACTGGATATTCTGGATCAATATCATGCGAAGGCAACGTTTTTCATGCTGGGTCCTCAAATGGAGCAATTTCAGAAGGCTACCAAACGAATTGTAGCTGACGGACATGGATTGGGTCTGCATGGTGTGACTCACGTTCCAGGCAAATTCTATAAATCTGCATATAGCGGATTGAAAGAGATGCAACAGGCCAATGCAAGTCTGAACAAGGTTGCCGGAGTTAAAACAAGTCTTGTTCGGACGCCATACGGCAGTAAACCATACCTCAAGCCGGCGTTCCGTAATGTACTGCTTGGTCAGGGTGGATTCCATCTATGGGATTGGAATGTCGATTCGGAAGACTGGAAATACAAGAAGGATCACCAGAAAGTCTATAACAGTGTAATGAAGCAGATCCACAATGTGCAAAAGAGCGGAACAACACCTGTTGTGCTTATGCACGACCAGGAAGCAACGCTGAAAGTATTACCGCAAGTGTTAAAAACATTGAAGGCAGAAGGGTATCGTTTTGAAGTATTAAGCAAAAAAGTGCAGCCGGTTAACTTCTGGAACGACAAGCGTTAA
- a CDS encoding DUF7507 domain-containing protein has protein sequence MIFIPLVVRSTVNATGAITFTGNTLGLSRSETAGVPGTQDSIGGFTTTNTSLQYGTYPLGTTSLYQSNSSAAILTLPAGSTVLYAELIWGGSYINGTVNLSAAINNPVTFITPAGTSSVTPDPLTYNQFDLGGGAAGYVRSANVTTLVQSGGAGTYITGAVVGTIVITNDSTANHAGWTLGVIYQNPNLPFRNMSLRAGGVLVQSTSPPVVTTLTGFATPLSGVLGGRILFSAQEGDANRTGDQALFGPTSATSVALSGPNNLAANFFASQINGDTGALNTTGTFGTRNQINGAPGTNIIGGRQGWDITNVDVSARLINNQSSAVLTLTTSGDAYIVNANAIQVDINAPKITLAKATVASGAVAGDSILYSVTVTNAGTASAASVVLSDSLPAGLTFIPGSVTVAGVSRPTLDVTAGIPLGSLTLSSSVVVTYRALIGQDASILQLVNSANAAFTFQSVAGGPVITGVIPSNNSTLTVYSPNLSIVKSASTTNVSVGSQVTYTLQVNNGGNVAANVILTDNIPSGSSYVAGSFRLNGTVIAGANPATGVNLGSIPAGSANTVTFQVLVTSLPTPPTLVDQATASYSFNSPDGRTITGNIASNTLTIPVTLPNVTTVKSASVTDVAVGETFTYTVVTSNLGIEAINNVILTDLLPVGTSFVPGSVTVRGTVVPSANPISGVSVGTLTVGSSATVTFQVNVQSLPASGSLINRAVVSYSSGSFTGISNSNTITTPVYQAVIGINKSASQTNATLGDQLAYTLVVTNSGNIATQVNVTDTIPAGLTFVPNSVTVNGTARPGTSPLTGITLGTLLPGATATVVFRATLTTLPTPPTLENQGTASYTYQLPSGRNLSGSSLSNIVRISASAPNISLSKTVNTPDATVGDVLTYTVVATNAGISAVQNLVISDAPSGSEFVPGSVTINGSAVTSASPVAGIAVGTLNSSSSVTVTYQTRVNSVPSTGLVSNRANAAFTSGSFNGVSSSISVNTPIFLPVIQVVKSASTTSLTVGDTFNYTIQINNTGNIAATVTLTDPIPAGAVFSTNSVIINGVPTPGVSPVAGINLGTIAAGSGATVTFVATVTSLPDARQLINQAVASFAYTLPSGRTIAGLSSSNTITIPVSLPNVTIVNSDNVEYGVVGDVIRYTSVIRNNGTVAVNNVVYVNPLPSNTPFVPGSVIVNGTSFPLSNPTAGIPIGTLAPGAEVTVTFEVTITMPIPSQINNQSTVSFTSGSFSGSSSSNTTQTPVIQPQISLVKTANTVNATVGDTVVYTVTVSNAGNLEANVTATDTIPAATTLVANSVVVSGVPQPGATPAAGIPVGIVAAGATAVVTFAVVVDSLPSPQQLSNFATSSFTFTPPDGRTLTGSATSNTLTFPVSSPNVAVVKSTASTAATVGDTVTYSILVTNSGIAPVNNIQFSDPIPAGASFVTGSVTVNGVAQPGANPAGGISLGTLGPGTSATVTFSIRVDAIPPSNQLSNRSTVSFTSGTFSSTTFSNTVVTPVYQPILSAQKTASTQNATVGDTVSYTITVSNQGNYGAQINLTDNLPAGTILVPNSVIVNGQPLPAGSPATGIPAGNVAPGATTTITFSVVVDTLPSPQQLVNQATVALSYTLPDGRNITGSVLSNVLTITVSAPDVDVVKSTTSTAVSVGDVVTYSIAVTNNGIATVNNVVFTDAVPTSTVLAPTGVFVDGVLRPGANPSTGITLGSIAPGVTVTVVFSVQVTALPASAVLNNQSTVSFTSGVFSATTFSNTVTTPVYQPILSAVKTGDQTIATVGDTVVYSIAISNAGNYGASVTLTDTIPAGTELVPNSVIINGASAPGADPASGIPLGVVSTTTLVTFSVVIVTLPLSQSITNQASATFSYTLPDGRTLGGTITSNALNIQVSAPNVSVVKTTPVIDAVVGDTIVYEMVVTNEGIDPVNNIVITDPINPATTFVTGSVLVDGVPRALANPALGIALGSLAPGASIAVSYAVRVNTLPTPPQVSSQSSVSFTSGVFSGAAYSNTVVTPIYQPIIAVTKTGSTSNATIGDTITYSFAINNSGNLDAILTLTDNIPNGAVLLPNSVLIDGVPQPGANPETGIAVGTIPSGGTVIVTVTLEVTVDTLPQDQQLVNQAVANYTFSPPDGRLLTGTVSSNVLVIPVSAPNVVVAKSTSAIDAVVGDVITYTVVVTNSGIEVVNNVVMVDPVPVGTVFVPGSVTVDGVPRPTGNPNTGITLGSIAAGASVTVTFRVEVVVI, from the coding sequence GTGATTTTCATTCCTCTTGTCGTTCGTTCAACCGTTAATGCTACGGGAGCAATTACATTTACAGGAAATACGCTTGGACTGAGTCGTTCGGAAACAGCAGGGGTACCCGGAACACAGGACAGTATTGGAGGTTTTACCACAACCAACACCAGCCTCCAGTACGGCACCTATCCACTGGGAACGACAAGCTTGTATCAGAGCAACAGTTCAGCAGCCATTCTTACACTGCCCGCTGGAAGTACCGTTCTGTATGCAGAATTGATCTGGGGCGGCAGTTACATCAATGGTACAGTCAATCTGAGTGCTGCCATCAACAATCCGGTTACGTTTATTACACCCGCAGGGACTTCCAGTGTAACCCCTGACCCACTTACCTACAATCAATTCGATCTGGGAGGCGGTGCTGCTGGCTATGTACGTTCCGCCAATGTGACTACACTTGTACAAAGCGGGGGAGCCGGTACATATATCACCGGAGCAGTGGTAGGGACTATTGTAATTACGAATGATTCCACGGCCAATCATGCGGGATGGACACTTGGGGTTATCTATCAGAATCCCAATCTGCCTTTTCGCAACATGTCTTTACGTGCAGGAGGCGTACTCGTTCAATCCACTTCACCACCTGTCGTTACCACATTGACTGGATTTGCAACGCCCCTTTCCGGTGTACTGGGAGGAAGAATACTGTTCAGTGCTCAGGAGGGCGACGCGAACCGGACCGGTGACCAGGCATTATTCGGGCCAACCTCAGCTACATCGGTTGCTTTGTCCGGGCCCAATAATCTAGCTGCGAACTTTTTTGCTTCTCAGATTAACGGAGATACCGGAGCGCTTAATACAACAGGAACGTTTGGGACACGAAATCAGATCAACGGGGCTCCAGGCACCAATATTATCGGTGGACGTCAAGGCTGGGATATTACCAATGTGGATGTGTCAGCAAGACTGATCAATAACCAGTCATCTGCGGTGTTGACATTAACGACCTCGGGGGATGCCTACATTGTCAACGCCAATGCAATTCAAGTTGATATTAATGCGCCCAAGATCACATTGGCTAAGGCAACGGTCGCCTCCGGTGCAGTTGCCGGGGATAGTATTCTATATTCGGTTACCGTTACCAATGCAGGCACTGCGAGTGCGGCCAGTGTTGTTTTATCCGATTCACTTCCTGCAGGTCTTACCTTTATTCCAGGCAGTGTCACGGTTGCAGGTGTATCCCGTCCAACACTTGATGTGACGGCAGGCATTCCGCTGGGTTCGTTAACTTTATCCAGCAGTGTTGTTGTAACCTATCGAGCACTCATCGGTCAGGATGCAAGCATCCTGCAACTGGTGAATTCGGCCAATGCAGCCTTTACATTTCAAAGTGTAGCAGGGGGTCCGGTCATTACCGGAGTTATTCCGTCCAATAACTCCACCCTTACGGTTTATTCGCCAAACCTGTCCATTGTGAAATCGGCGAGTACCACCAATGTCAGTGTAGGAAGTCAAGTCACTTATACGCTTCAGGTGAACAACGGGGGAAATGTTGCTGCCAACGTTATATTGACGGATAACATCCCGAGTGGCAGCTCATATGTGGCAGGTAGCTTCCGACTGAATGGTACTGTAATTGCAGGCGCTAATCCGGCGACGGGCGTTAATTTGGGGAGCATCCCGGCAGGAAGTGCAAATACCGTAACCTTTCAGGTACTTGTAACAAGCTTGCCGACACCGCCAACTCTTGTGGATCAGGCGACAGCTTCTTATTCCTTTAATTCACCTGATGGTCGGACGATCACGGGAAACATCGCCTCGAATACCTTAACAATCCCGGTAACATTGCCCAATGTGACCACGGTAAAATCAGCATCCGTTACCGATGTTGCTGTCGGAGAGACCTTCACGTACACCGTAGTTACAAGCAACCTCGGTATTGAGGCGATTAATAATGTGATCCTCACGGATTTGCTGCCTGTCGGTACGAGCTTTGTCCCCGGCAGTGTGACCGTCAGAGGTACAGTCGTACCTTCGGCGAATCCAATTAGCGGCGTTTCGGTTGGAACGTTGACAGTAGGAAGTTCTGCGACGGTGACGTTTCAGGTGAACGTGCAGTCTTTGCCTGCTTCAGGTTCGTTAATCAATCGAGCGGTAGTGTCTTATAGCTCTGGTTCGTTCACGGGCATTTCCAACTCCAATACCATTACAACTCCTGTATACCAAGCGGTTATCGGTATCAACAAGTCGGCGAGCCAAACCAATGCGACACTGGGGGATCAGCTTGCATACACACTTGTGGTCACGAACAGTGGAAACATAGCGACTCAAGTGAATGTGACCGATACGATTCCAGCGGGGCTGACGTTTGTCCCGAATTCGGTAACCGTGAATGGTACTGCGCGTCCTGGAACAAGCCCATTAACCGGAATAACACTGGGCACCCTCTTGCCGGGAGCTACGGCTACGGTGGTGTTTCGCGCTACACTCACCACACTTCCGACTCCGCCGACACTGGAGAATCAAGGGACTGCAAGTTATACGTACCAGCTTCCAAGTGGACGGAATCTCTCAGGCAGCAGCTTATCCAATATCGTTCGTATATCTGCATCGGCTCCCAATATTTCTCTTAGTAAAACAGTAAACACACCGGATGCGACAGTTGGAGATGTGCTTACGTATACCGTTGTTGCAACAAACGCAGGAATTAGTGCAGTACAAAATCTGGTGATTTCGGATGCACCATCCGGCTCTGAATTTGTCCCGGGTAGTGTCACGATTAATGGATCTGCTGTTACCAGCGCAAGCCCCGTTGCGGGAATTGCAGTGGGTACATTGAATAGCTCAAGCAGTGTAACTGTGACCTATCAGACAAGAGTGAATTCCGTTCCATCTACGGGTTTGGTTAGTAACCGGGCCAATGCAGCATTTACATCAGGCAGTTTTAATGGTGTTTCTTCTTCTATATCAGTAAATACCCCCATATTTCTGCCAGTGATCCAAGTGGTGAAGTCAGCAAGTACAACAAGTTTGACGGTAGGCGATACGTTTAATTACACCATTCAAATTAACAATACAGGTAATATAGCTGCAACGGTTACCTTGACAGATCCTATTCCAGCAGGAGCAGTATTCAGCACAAATAGTGTCATTATTAATGGCGTGCCTACACCAGGCGTTAGCCCCGTAGCAGGAATTAATTTGGGGACGATCGCTGCGGGCTCAGGTGCAACGGTCACCTTTGTTGCGACGGTTACCAGTTTGCCAGATGCAAGGCAGTTAATTAATCAGGCGGTTGCTTCGTTTGCCTACACGCTTCCAAGTGGGAGAACGATTGCCGGTCTCTCGTCATCGAACACCATCACTATTCCAGTGTCTCTGCCCAATGTTACGATTGTCAACAGTGACAATGTAGAGTACGGCGTAGTCGGAGATGTCATTCGATACACATCTGTTATTCGTAATAACGGCACAGTAGCCGTTAATAATGTGGTATATGTCAATCCTCTTCCTTCAAATACCCCATTTGTACCCGGAAGTGTCATTGTGAACGGGACTTCGTTCCCGCTCTCCAATCCGACAGCCGGCATTCCAATCGGTACGTTGGCTCCAGGAGCCGAGGTTACCGTAACTTTTGAGGTGACGATTACCATGCCGATTCCTTCACAGATTAACAATCAGTCGACGGTCAGCTTCACATCCGGTTCATTTTCAGGGTCATCATCGTCCAATACGACTCAGACTCCAGTCATACAGCCACAGATCTCACTTGTCAAAACGGCGAATACAGTTAATGCAACTGTAGGTGATACGGTTGTATATACGGTGACGGTGAGCAATGCAGGTAATCTGGAGGCAAATGTTACAGCGACAGATACCATTCCAGCTGCGACTACTTTAGTAGCTAACAGTGTTGTGGTATCTGGTGTACCCCAACCTGGAGCGACGCCAGCAGCTGGCATTCCGGTAGGCATTGTAGCAGCGGGGGCAACGGCTGTTGTCACCTTTGCCGTTGTTGTGGATTCCCTTCCATCTCCGCAGCAGCTTAGCAATTTTGCTACATCATCCTTTACATTTACACCTCCAGATGGGCGGACGTTGACTGGCTCAGCCACTTCGAATACGCTCACGTTCCCGGTCTCGTCACCAAACGTCGCTGTTGTCAAAAGCACAGCTTCCACTGCGGCTACGGTAGGCGATACAGTGACCTATTCCATTCTGGTGACTAACAGTGGAATTGCACCAGTGAACAATATTCAGTTTTCGGACCCGATTCCAGCTGGAGCCTCCTTTGTTACAGGTAGTGTCACAGTGAATGGGGTTGCGCAACCTGGAGCCAATCCGGCAGGTGGGATATCCCTTGGGACATTGGGGCCCGGAACGTCCGCAACGGTCACGTTCAGTATCCGTGTCGACGCGATCCCGCCAAGCAATCAGTTGAGCAATCGCTCTACGGTCAGTTTTACCTCAGGTACATTCTCAAGCACAACCTTTTCAAATACCGTGGTCACTCCGGTGTACCAGCCTATTCTTTCAGCACAAAAAACAGCCAGTACACAAAACGCTACCGTTGGGGATACGGTCAGTTACACGATCACCGTGAGCAATCAGGGAAACTATGGAGCCCAGATTAACCTGACAGATAACCTTCCAGCCGGAACCATCCTTGTTCCAAATAGCGTTATTGTGAACGGTCAACCGCTGCCAGCAGGAAGTCCGGCAACCGGCATCCCCGCAGGCAATGTGGCTCCCGGAGCTACGACCACCATTACCTTTTCAGTAGTTGTTGATACGCTGCCAAGTCCGCAACAACTGGTGAATCAGGCTACGGTAGCTCTATCATATACATTGCCGGATGGGCGGAACATCACGGGGTCTGTTCTATCCAATGTGCTGACCATTACCGTATCGGCACCGGATGTCGATGTCGTCAAATCCACAACTTCGACGGCGGTATCTGTTGGTGATGTCGTAACGTATAGCATCGCTGTAACCAATAACGGAATTGCAACGGTGAACAATGTGGTTTTCACGGATGCAGTGCCGACAAGTACCGTTCTTGCGCCAACCGGCGTGTTTGTCGATGGTGTTCTGCGCCCTGGTGCCAATCCTTCTACGGGAATAACGCTTGGTTCCATCGCACCTGGCGTTACGGTAACCGTTGTATTTAGTGTGCAGGTTACGGCGCTCCCGGCAAGTGCAGTGTTAAACAATCAGTCCACGGTCAGCTTTACATCAGGTGTTTTCTCAGCGACCACATTCTCCAATACGGTTACAACTCCGGTCTATCAACCTATTCTGTCGGCAGTCAAAACGGGAGATCAGACGATAGCAACGGTAGGGGATACCGTTGTGTACAGCATCGCCATCTCCAATGCCGGGAACTATGGGGCATCCGTCACGTTGACCGATACCATTCCAGCTGGAACAGAGCTTGTTCCAAATAGCGTTATTATTAACGGGGCTTCTGCACCAGGTGCAGATCCAGCTTCGGGTATTCCGCTTGGTGTCGTTTCCACAACAACTCTAGTTACCTTCTCCGTTGTGATTGTGACGTTACCTTTGAGCCAGTCCATCACCAATCAGGCTTCTGCTACATTTTCGTACACATTACCTGATGGAAGAACACTTGGAGGCACGATTACGTCCAACGCACTCAACATTCAAGTATCTGCTCCGAATGTCAGCGTTGTGAAGACCACTCCGGTGATTGATGCTGTGGTGGGCGATACGATTGTATATGAGATGGTTGTGACCAATGAAGGAATTGACCCGGTAAACAACATTGTGATCACCGATCCGATTAACCCAGCCACCACATTTGTTACAGGCAGTGTTCTGGTGGACGGCGTCCCACGTGCCTTGGCCAACCCTGCGCTGGGCATAGCTCTTGGTAGTTTGGCGCCTGGAGCATCGATAGCGGTATCGTATGCAGTTCGGGTCAATACACTGCCAACACCACCACAAGTGAGCAGTCAGTCTTCCGTAAGTTTCACATCGGGTGTTTTCTCGGGAGCAGCGTATTCCAATACAGTTGTAACGCCAATCTATCAGCCGATTATTGCCGTAACCAAAACAGGGAGCACTTCCAATGCAACGATTGGTGACACCATCACCTATTCTTTTGCCATTAACAATAGCGGGAATCTTGATGCAATTTTGACATTAACGGACAATATACCGAATGGAGCCGTACTGCTTCCCAACAGTGTTCTGATTGATGGTGTTCCACAGCCAGGTGCCAATCCGGAGACGGGTATCGCTGTGGGTACCATACCGTCCGGAGGTACGGTTATTGTAACGGTTACCCTCGAAGTGACTGTAGATACGTTGCCGCAGGATCAGCAACTGGTTAACCAGGCGGTGGCCAACTATACATTTAGTCCACCCGATGGCCGTCTGTTGACGGGGACCGTATCTTCGAATGTTCTGGTTATCCCGGTATCTGCACCAAATGTTGTTGTTGCCAAAAGCACAAGTGCCATTGATGCTGTTGTTGGTGATGTAATCACCTATACGGTTGTAGTAACCAATAGCGGCATTGAAGTGGTGAATAATGTGGTCATGGTTGACCCGGTACCTGTCGGTACAGTATTTGTGCCAGGAAGTGTTACGGTGGATGGTGTGCCAAGACCAACAGGGAATCCGAATACAGGCATCACGCTTGGTTCGATTGCTGCGGGTGCTTCCGTTACGGTTACATTCAGAGTAGAGGTTGTGGTGATATGA
- a CDS encoding YolD-like family protein: MAKAKVAKRPTRDEFELEELGNQLVEAFRERSEVLLTVWGKEDQVQGVIVKMDSRTRLVHVEYTEEEFTAKVPFLDIMRVQSPRY, from the coding sequence TTGGCAAAAGCAAAAGTAGCAAAAAGACCTACACGGGATGAGTTTGAACTTGAAGAGTTGGGAAACCAGCTGGTTGAAGCCTTTCGGGAACGTTCGGAAGTACTGTTGACGGTATGGGGCAAAGAAGATCAGGTGCAAGGAGTCATCGTCAAAATGGACTCCCGTACACGACTTGTGCATGTGGAGTATACCGAAGAAGAGTTCACAGCGAAGGTGCCTTTTCTGGATATCATGCGTGTGCAATCTCCCCGGTACTGA
- a CDS encoding DUF11 domain-containing protein produces MSQSSGPLSHWLKNQSLVRFSSGATELEQVSYSNTVVTPWIGPRLEVRKVCNVTEAALGQSLIYHVEIVNSGNLTALVYLLDQLSAETALLPNSVLRDGIPLPGASPERGLPPAEIAPGATLRYHFQVVILRLPEALKLLNQAQVNYEFLTPEGRLVTGMEQSNIVEVNLVSSRLEISFQADHIYTFSGDIVMYTVIVSNPGFITATNAQVTISLPQGIVFIPASVIVDEMFAPQVTPDTGIQLGEILPGSSIRIQYRVQVIGGSDANGISSVAVLAYISAGQQETVYSNQVTLEVIQPQVTVVKSVLPVTATLGDAVQYNITVSNASSYAVDGTLLDVLPTGVTFVEGSLRWNGVKRPGTNLAKGLNLGTLTARSVLNIQFEAKLPDRDESMPDDYRYVNHASLMYTFRLPDSRSVQRMITSNEAVVELKAPIIQAYVQVTPTLVEQGGTVTFQVRVGNTGNLPARVQLGSILPEGARWLGQATGELQLSISEYSTPRVLHVGVIEPGTEKNISYVAKLASEKAGTLQGDLIARYTYEWNGQKRAGETRSNEYSIIVEYGEE; encoded by the coding sequence ATGAGCCAATCTTCCGGTCCGTTGTCCCACTGGCTAAAGAATCAGTCCCTGGTTCGATTCAGCTCGGGTGCGACTGAACTGGAACAGGTATCCTATTCGAATACGGTTGTAACACCGTGGATCGGCCCCAGGCTTGAAGTCAGAAAAGTGTGCAATGTCACAGAGGCTGCCTTGGGGCAGTCTCTTATCTACCATGTTGAAATTGTTAACTCCGGAAATCTTACGGCCCTAGTGTACCTATTGGATCAGCTATCTGCAGAGACGGCACTGCTTCCCAACAGTGTATTGCGTGATGGCATTCCGTTACCGGGAGCATCACCGGAGAGAGGATTGCCTCCAGCTGAAATCGCGCCCGGAGCCACGTTGCGATACCACTTCCAAGTTGTAATCTTGCGTTTACCTGAGGCACTGAAGCTGCTGAATCAGGCACAGGTTAACTATGAGTTTTTGACACCGGAAGGCAGATTGGTTACGGGTATGGAACAATCTAATATCGTGGAGGTCAATCTGGTCTCATCCCGACTGGAGATCTCCTTTCAGGCGGATCACATCTATACCTTCTCAGGGGATATTGTCATGTACACCGTCATCGTGAGCAATCCGGGTTTTATTACAGCCACGAATGCCCAAGTAACGATTTCTTTGCCACAAGGTATTGTTTTTATACCTGCGAGTGTCATCGTAGATGAAATGTTTGCGCCACAAGTAACGCCTGATACGGGCATACAACTTGGAGAGATTTTGCCCGGAAGCTCAATTAGGATACAATATCGGGTTCAGGTTATTGGGGGAAGTGATGCAAACGGAATATCAAGTGTAGCTGTACTGGCGTATATCTCGGCAGGACAGCAGGAGACGGTCTACTCCAATCAGGTTACCCTGGAAGTGATACAGCCCCAGGTCACTGTGGTAAAAAGTGTGCTCCCGGTAACGGCCACATTGGGTGATGCCGTCCAATATAATATTACCGTCTCCAATGCAAGCAGTTATGCGGTGGATGGAACTCTCCTGGATGTACTGCCCACAGGTGTGACATTTGTTGAAGGTAGTCTGCGCTGGAATGGGGTTAAACGTCCCGGAACCAATCTGGCTAAAGGACTTAATCTGGGGACGTTGACAGCCCGGTCGGTTCTGAATATTCAGTTCGAAGCGAAACTTCCAGATCGAGATGAATCGATGCCTGATGACTACAGGTATGTGAATCATGCTAGCCTGATGTATACATTTCGATTGCCAGATTCACGGTCAGTGCAGCGGATGATTACATCCAATGAAGCTGTGGTCGAATTGAAAGCGCCGATAATTCAGGCTTACGTTCAAGTGACACCCACATTGGTCGAGCAGGGAGGTACCGTCACTTTTCAGGTACGTGTGGGGAATACGGGTAATTTGCCGGCACGTGTACAACTTGGGAGCATTTTACCTGAGGGTGCCAGATGGCTTGGGCAAGCTACGGGTGAGCTCCAATTGAGCATATCAGAGTATTCCACACCACGGGTTCTGCATGTGGGCGTGATTGAGCCGGGAACGGAAAAGAACATCTCGTATGTAGCGAAGTTAGCTTCTGAGAAAGCGGGGACGCTGCAAGGAGACTTGATTGCTAGGTACACGTATGAATGGAATGGACAAAAACGGGCTGGCGAAACCCGATCAAATGAGTACAGCATCATTGTGGAGTATGGAGAAGAATAG